The Thermoanaerobaculia bacterium genome segment CCCGGACGGAATCGACCTTGACGTTGAAGAGCATCTCGACGGCGGCCTTCACCTCGATCTTGTTCGCGTCCGGATCGATCTCGAAGCACACCGTGTTCGCGGCGTCCTTCAGACGCGTGGACTGCTCGGTGATGAGCGGGCGCCGGATGACCTGGTGCAGGTTCATGATCTCCCCTCGAGGGTCTTCGCGACCCGGGCGAGCGCCTCGCGCGTCGCGACGACGAACCCGTGATTCAGGACGTCGTACGCGTTGACGCCGAGCGGGTCCACGTGCTTCAACCCCTTCACGTTCGCGAGCGCGCGCGAGAGGTTCTCGTTGTCGCGCGAGTCGACGAACAGGGCCTTCCCGGTGATCCCGAGGCCGGTGAGGTTCCCGATCAGCTCGCGCGTCTTGTGGGACGGGAGCGCCAGGTCCTCGAGGACGACGAGCCGCGACTCCTTGACCTTCCGGGAGAGCACCGAGCGGAGCGCGTTCTTCTTTTCGTTGACCGAGATGCCCTGCGCGTAGGA includes the following:
- the rplD gene encoding 50S ribosomal protein L4, with the translated sequence MASVDVWNWNREKVGAVELPASVFEQPYRRHLVWAVVKAHLAALRSGTHKTKTRSEVSGSGRKPFKQKGTGRARQGGGRPPIHRHGGTVFGPVPRSYAQGISVNEKKNALRSVLSRKVKESRLVVLEDLALPSHKTRELIGNLTGLGITGKALFVDSRDNENLSRALANVKGLKHVDPLGVNAYDVLNHGFVVATREALARVAKTLEGRS
- a CDS encoding 50S ribosomal protein L23, with the translated sequence MNLHQVIRRPLITEQSTRLKDAANTVCFEIDPDANKIEVKAAVEMLFNVKVDSVRVANRPGKWKRMGKFAGQRRDWKKAYVRLAAGEKPIEFFEGV